One Oncorhynchus nerka isolate Pitt River linkage group LG5, Oner_Uvic_2.0, whole genome shotgun sequence genomic window carries:
- the LOC115129868 gene encoding secretory phospholipase A2 receptor-like gives MRVYFSRCTESSGVLLLIFAIVFMNSCDCVTEDDVVLEKKDLSELYNKGLFIMESTQLKRCISSSSSNLVLESCERPTRRMLWKWVSRHRLFNLGSSLCLGLNISDSTQPLGTFECDSPLRTLWWRCNGNTLYGASQLKLSVAGRLVVVKRASYHQWRRYSTPGEGPCAYPYEEIHTLLGNAHGMPCALPFKYNNKWYSECTAEGREDHHRWCATTSRYDQDEKWGFCPSQELSCDTFWDSNQESRACYQFNLYTILTWSQAHSSCLAQGGSLLSITDLTEQMYIRERLADVGVMVWIGLNHLSERTGWQWSDGAPLALVNFTSGLSSSPLQDNRQCGVYNSASGGQQWQSLSCESALPYICKKTPNDTRRAEPLDNWQYYRTVCCEGWLAHNRYCYKALAEAEAGSWEDSSTACNSIGANLTSLHSLSDVELLLGLLANVSVSGSEVWIGLIKKLSSSAVEWSDGSPVDLTLWHMHHPTHSNSQLCAKTDLTEGNWLLAPCDEKLPAVCRRAGLLSLLPTEAWDEGCPEDWKRKGRSCYMVTSHEQSYEDAVKGYYCKAPLVTVENRFEQAFLNSLVSEMGANGSVFYWTALQDQGNQGEYSWLGGHNGSTLPLLYTNWNRHQPVSAGGCVAMTGGQALGHWEVKDCKSQKALSVCKQSISGYQEVLFPTVHIDAYAPCPPGWESHSGLLHCYKAFHSEKVLMKRSWEDADFFCQALGAQLASFHHYKEQVFVKGLLYSMFDGTEGRWFWVGLNKRDPQSAGAWQWSDGTPVVSSFVEDKNEEDDRHSCAVYSDLTNALLPQPCDTKHEWICKVRRGMELNKPYWYSDQNEPWVFYRGAEYLLAKHPFPWEGGNLACMMMGAHLLSVHSKEELRFIRERMGKLSLGSTDWWIGLSTDLVREEFSWSDKSAVDYQNWAEGSSHDAPVKQKQCVTMSSISGQWSAGECGGLHAHVCKRRTVSVVEIPREPHYIGGCPERWLYFGHKCLLLHLPNSSEEGKSWRDAQSICSSFQGTLVAIQDEIEQAYITMLLQGSTVGVWIGLRDEDTMKWTNGKPVSYTNWSPVEPKSPLTDDWLSGPLGGDDPLCTVLSNNHNFHLTGKWFDEKCTESGYGFVCQRPQDTTKPPSHSYLHPLPDNIEYKNHRYRVARGNMSWYEALNMCLESESELVSVTDPFHQAFLTVLVNRLAFPHWIGLYSQDDGINYQWSDGSDTVFTHWVAADDDDFILGDCVYMDVTGGWRRADCEMPLQGALCHVPPPKSNAFTTYEVVCPSTWVRFGASCYSFEPVVQRLTLEEAGEHCKHKANTSEVLTIQTETENRFVLEQLWSYGFPHQAVWLGMFFNTDTGSMAWLDGSPVDYSNWNFRAPDPSLLTADTCVSTRVSDGMWLLSQCTDRLGFVCKTNSDMIPEVEVAPLNGLHHGIVPAAVLVAMLIFAVLVAALWFVYKRNVTRFRRLPSLGNAYYRHTSSQATDSDGNVLIADLEAHSGE, from the exons ATGAGAGTATATTTTTCACGCTGTACAGAATCTTCAGGAGTGCTCTTGTTAATCTTTGCAATAGTCTTTATGAATAGCTGCGACTGTGTGACTGAAGACGATgtggtgttggagaagaaagatcTTTCCGAACTCTACA ACAAGGGTCTGTTCATCATGGAGAGTACCCAGCTGAAGCGctgcatctcctcctcctcctctaacctggtcctggagagctgTGAGAGGCCCACCCGCCGTATGCTGTGGAAGTGGGTGTCTCGCCACCGCCTCTTCAATCTGGGTAGCAGCCTCTGTCTGGGCCTGAACATCAGCGACTCCACCCAGCCCCTGGGCACCTTCGAGTGTGACTCACCCCTCCGGACCCTGTGGTGGAGATGCAATGGGAATACGTTGTACGGGGCGTCCCAGCTGAAGCTGTCCGTGGCTGGACGCCTGGTGGTGGTCAAGAGGGCCAGTTATCATCAGTGGAGGAGGTACTCTACACCGGGGGAGGGGCCATGTGCCTATCCTTATGAGG AGATCCACACACTGTTGGGTAATGCCCACGGCATGCCTTGTGCCCTGCCGTTCAAATACAACAACAAGTGGTACTCGGAGTGCACGGCAGAGGGGCGCGAGGACCACCATCGCTGGTGTGCCACCACCAGTCGATACGACCAGGATGAGAAATGGGGCTTCTGTCCCAGTCAAG AGTTGAGCTGCGATACGTTCTGGGACTCGAACCAGGAGAGCCGTGCGTGTTACCAGTTCAACCTGTACACCATCCTGACGTGGAGCCAGGCCCACTCCTCCTGCCTGGCCCAGGGAGGAAGTCTACTCAGCATCACTGACCTCACTGAACAGATGTACATCAGAG AGCGGTTGGCTGACGTGGGGGTGATGGTGTGGATCGGACTGAACCACCTGAGTGAGAGAACAGGGTGGCAGTGGTCTGATGGAGCTCCTCTGGCCTTGGTTAACTTCACCTCAG GCCTATCATCCAGCCCTCTGCAGGACAacaggcagtgtggagtgtataACTCAGCGTCGGGGGGGCAACAGTGGCAGAGTCTGTCCTGTGAGTCTGCTCTACCCTACATCTGTAAGAAGACCCCCAATGACACCAGGAGAGCTGAGCCTCTAG ATAACTGGCAGTACTACCGCACGGTGTGTTGCGAGGGCTGGCTGGCCCACAACCGTTACTGCTACAAAGCCCTGGCAGAGGCTGAGGCAGGGAGCTGGGAGGACTCCTCCACTGCCTGTAACTCCATAGGGGCCAACCTCACCAGCCTACACTCTCTATCTGATGTAGAACTGCTGCTGGGCCTGCTGGCTAACG tctCAGTGTCTGGCTCAGAAGTGTGGATCGGCCTGATAAAGAAGCTATCGTCCTCAGCTGTGGAGTGGTCAGACGGCTCCCCAGTCGACCTCACTCTCTGGCACATGCACCATCCTACCCACAGCAACAGTCAGCTCTGTGCCAAGACTGACCTGACG GAGGGGAACTGGCTGTTGGCACCATGCGATGAGAAGCTCCCTGCAGTGTGTAGGAGAGCAGGACTTCTGTCCCTACTCCCCACTGAAGCATGGGACGAGGGCTGTCCTGag GACTGGAAGCGGAAGGGCCGCTCTTGCTACATGGTGACGAGCCACGAGCAGAGCTATGAAGACGCTGTCAAGGGTTACTACTGCAAGGCTCCTCTGGTCACAGTGGAAAACAG GTTTGAGCAGGCCTTTCTGAACAGCCTGGTGAGTGAGATGGGGGCCAACGGTAGCGTCTTTTACTGGACGGCCCTACAGGACCAGGGTAACCAAGGAGAGTACAGCTGGCTGGGGGGACACAACGGATCCACCCTACCCCTGCTCTATACAAACTGGAACAGGCATCAGCCAG tcagTGCAGGTGGCTGTGTGGCTATGACAGGCGGACAGGCCTTGGGTCACTGGGAAGTGAAGGACTGCAAATCCCAGAAGGCCTTGTCAGTGTGTAAACAGAGCATCAGTGGTTACCAGGAGGTCCTGTTCCCTACAGTCCATATTGACGCTTACGCCCCCTGTCCTCCAGGCTGGGAATCACACTCCGGCCTGCTTCACTGTTACAAG GCGTTCCACAGCGAGAAGGTGCTGATGAAGCGGTCGTGGGAAGACGCTGACTTCTTCTGCCAGGCTCTAGGAGCTCAGCTGGCCAGCTTCCACCACTACAAGGAGCAGGTCTTCGTCAAAGGACTCCTCTACTCCATGTTTGATGG AACAGAGGGTCGTTGGTTCTGGGTGGGCCTGAATAAGAGAGACCCCCAGTCAGCAGGAGCTTGGCAGTGGTCTGACGGCACCCCCGTGGTGTCCTCCTTCGTAGAGGATAAGAACGAGGAGGATGACCGACATAGCTGTGCCGTGTACAGCGACCTGACCAACGCCCTCCTGCCACAGCCCTGCGACACCAAGCACGAGTGGATCTGCAAGGTTCGCAGAG GTATGGAGCTGAACAAACCCTACTGGTATAGCGACC AGAATGAGCCCTGGGTGTTCTACAGAGGAGCAGAGTATCTGCTGGCCAAGCATCCTTTCCCCTGGGAGGGTGGTAACCTGGCCTGTATGATGATGGGCGCCCACTTGCTGTCTGTCCACTCTAAAGAGGAGCTCCGATTCATCAGAGAGCGCATGGGGAag ctctctctgggGTCGACTGACTGGTGGATAGGGCTGTCCACAGACCTCGTGAGGGAAGAGTTCAG ttgGAGTGATAAGTCCGCTGTGGATTATCAGAATTGGGCAGAAGGAAGCTCCCATGATGCCCCAGTGAAACAGAAACAGTGTGTGACCATGTCCTCTATCTCAG GTCAGTGGTCGGCGGGTGAGTGTGGCGGTCTCCATGCTCACGTATGTAAGCGCCGGACCGTGTCCGTGGTGGAGATTCCCAGAGAGCCTCACTACATCGGAGGCTGTCCAGAGAGATGGCTCTACTTCGGACACAAG tgtctcctgctgcacctCCCCAACAGTTCTGAGGAGGGGAAGAGCTGGAGAGACGCCCAGTCTATCTGCTCCTCTTTCCAAGGCACGCTGGTCGCCATCCAAGACGAGATCGAGCAAGCGTACATCACCATGCTGCTCCAGGGCAGTACAGTGGGCGTTTGGATTGGTCTACGGGATGAGGACACCATGAAATGGACCAATGGGAAACCTGTCAGCTACACCAACTGGTCCCCTGTAGAACCCAAGAGCCCTCTGACG GATGATTGGCTGAGCGGGCCCCTGGGCGGGGACGATCCTCTGTGCACGGTGCTCTCCAACAACCACAACTTCCACCTGACAGGGAAGTGGTTCGACGAGAAGTGCACAGAAAGTGGATACGGCTTTGTCTGTCAGAGACCCCAAG ACACAACTAAACCCCCATCCCACTCCTACCTTCACCCTCTCCCTGACAATATTGAGTACAAGAACCACAGATACAGGGTTGCCCGTGGCAACATGAGCTGGTACGAGGCGCTGAATATGTGCTTAGAGTCTGAGTCTGAGCTGGTGAGCGTTACCGACCCCTTCCACCAGGCTTTCCTTACTGTCCTTGTCAATAGATTGGCATTCCCCCACTGGATTGGACTGTATAGTCAAGAC GATGGGATCAACTACCAGTGGTCTGACGGCAGTGACACGGTCTTCACCCACTGGGTTGCGGCCGATGATGATGATTTCATCCTGGGGGACTGTGTGTACATGGACGTCACCGGGGGCTGGAGGAGGGCCGACTGTGAGATGCCGCTCCAGGGAGCCCTGTGCCATGTCCCACCACCTA AGAGTAATGCGTTCACCACCTACGAGGTTGTGTGTCCATCGACGTGGGTGAGGTTTGGCGCCAGCTGCTACAGCTTTGAGCCCGTGGTCCAGAGACTGACCCTGGAGGAGGCCGGAGAGCACTGCAAACACAAAG CGAACACGTCAGAGGTCCTGACCATACAGACAGAGACGGAAAACAGGTTTGTCCTGGAGCAGCTGTGGTCGTACGGCTTCCCACATCAAGCCGTCTGGCTGGGGATGTTCTTCAACACTGACA CGGGCTCCATGGCATGGCTCGATGGTTCTCCTGTGGACTACTCCAACTGGAACTTCAGGGCCCCAGACCCCAGCCTGCTGACAGCAGACACCTGTGTGTCCACCAGGGTGTCTGATGGGATGTGGCTCCTCTCTCAGTGCACTGACAGACTGGGCTTTGTCTGCAAAACTAACTCAG